TAGTTGGTTCTGCATCGGATCGGGCTCCCGCAGAGTCTTCTAGAAGCTGACTGCCCGCAGTCAACCCTGGTCAAAGGTGGGCGTCAGAGAATATTCTTTCAGCTTCATCGGCTGTCAAGACCTCATCCTCATCGGCTTTGTGTTTATGGCTTGTCTATCAGACAAAGCTTATTGAGCTTGCTCTAACATAGCTTGGTACTTGGTAGAGATAGGAAATCTGTTTAGTTATTACAGTAAAGTTCAAACCACAGCCTCTGTAGATAAACAACATTACTCACGCCGTCCGCAAATAAGAGATTCCGAGGCTTAAATTTTGTCTATATACTAGGAAACCAATCATCACGTGGCTGCTAATCAAGCTTTCAAGCACGTTCACCGGCTGTGCTTATATTTGTTGTGGAAGGAGTATAACAGGGTTAAAACAGTCCTTACATTTGTTGTGGATGGAGGAAGTACATGTTACAACAATTTATAGTCCAAATCAAGACCCAAAGGTTAAAATCAAATTTGATAAGCTCGTAAACGCATGTTTAACTGTTATCGAGTCACAAATGGTTGATCTGAAAACACTTTCAACAACTGAGGGTTGAAGTACTACGCCCTTGGCTGATACATCAATCTCAGTGTAGGTTATATTATATCGGCTGCCAAGGATATGCTGGATAGTAGATATCTCAGAACAATTAAACTATTATACTACATAAAAACAATCTCAAAACCCATAAGACTAAATAAAGCCACAATTTCTTTCTGACAGCCACACCACCACCTTTGTTTCGCCATCGTCTCCCTTGCCCTGTGGAGGGACCCTTCCTCTTACCATAGTGATTCAGAACCTCTCCTTCCTAGTAAATCACAATAGTAATTCAGAAACTCATATTTATTATTGAGACCTAAAAGGTGTGTGCCTGTTGAAAGTCTGCGTACCTTTGGGAATCAAATCAATATCTCTTGCAATTTCCAACTTTTTCCTGGCATAATCCAAATAGAACTTTCGTTTCAAAGGTGAAGCCTGAAGATAAAATTCAGCCTCCGCTTTAGCAAAATAAAGCCAATTTCCAGACAGCATTAAAAGCCATAATCAACTAGTAAAAATATATAGCTACAGTACAATTGCTTGCCACGGAAATCAATTAACTTACTATTTTTACAACAGCCTCTCTTATCAACTGCCGAGCTTTATCATCTGCGGCCTGAAAAGACAGAAGTTCCATCAGTGTAAAGAATTTATTTCCAGTAGCAGTAGGGCAAGGATCCCAAGCAGACCAGCTTACCATTTTGTCAATGCCAGCCACATGGGCATCATACTGGAAAAAGGAACAGGACAAAATAAGCATCTAGATGAACTgctaattgaaaaaaaatatacaccaaAGAATTAGGGAAATGCTAATAAGAGGAGAAGGAACTTGCATAATCTTTTATTGGGAATCTGCCTGGAGTGTTTTCAAGCTCATGTTTAATATAAGAACTGCGCAAGGGAAACATGTCTTTGCTATGTATTTCCAACAAGGCTTCTTCGAAACTCATCTGAAAGAAATTGAGGTCAAGAAATATGTCCCTTAGCAAGCAAGCATATGTATAAGAATGCAAAGCGATACACCAACAGAAATGGAGAGCAATGTGGGTTCCTTAGTTGTGCATACTGAGGTACTAACTTTTCCTTTAGCAACCCGCTTCCAAATCTCAAAATAGAGACCATCTAATCTCTTGTAAGAAGAATCAGACCTAATGCTACAGATATACTCCTGCATTAAAGAATAGAATGTCAAATTCCAATATATCAAACACTTCTCAACAACAAAATTAACAAGTAAGCAAGGTGGTATTACCGGGAAACCGTAGGAAACTAAAAATGGGGAAACATCGGGAAAGCCTGCTGCAACCTCCAGTGCTTGCATGTAAGCCAGACCTCTAACTCTTTCCCACTGAACAACAAAAAAGTTCCCATGCACGATGTGTCACTACAACATCAATTTACATTGCACAACAGTTTATTAAGCACTAAAGGCTTTTTGGGAATGCTTACCTGAATTGTGCTGTCTCCCAGATAATCTTCAACCCACTGTCATATGAAAAGAAGGCTATTAGACCAAAGATAATGTGACCAGTAGTTTACACTTCGATCGAATCAATCATACCTTGGTCCGGTTCGCTACCTCTTCAAAGTACTGTACATATGCTTGGTCTTGTTCGTAAGTGTGAATAATTTTGTGGTAGAAATCCCAATCTAAATATCCAGGCTgcacaaaagaatatgttgtcTATTAAAAGCAAAGTAACATCTACTATGTACAAGAATATTTCAAGTGCGGAAATATGTGCGCTAGCTGACTGTCTCAGAATGCAAACTTGAAAATGTGGATTTCCAAAAGAAGCCTAATATGATTTGAACCAGCAAGCTAGAATTTGTTGATACTATGACAAAACCATGCAGTCATATGAAAATCCTATTGTGTGGGTCTTAAGTACCAAAGGACAGTGCATTGTCCATAATTATAAAAAGATAACAGTCATAGCCATAAAACCAAGACAGCTAAACTCAGCTCCCTCACCAGATCACTAGATGTAATAAAAATAGAGCAGTGCATGCCTACGTAAGATAAGAATTTCATGTGCACCTTTTCTGCTATCGATTAATCATCCACAGTCGAAGTGGTGTGGAGTGAAATGCAAGGAACTTATATTCTATTGGTTTTCTTAACTAAAAGTTGTATGTATCATGGCCATCCCCCAATGGATAGTTGCAAAAATACAATAGTTTTTTTTGCTTCCTTCAAGAAAAGCAAAGACTGCCAAGTTGATTATGATCGTTGGCAAGTGGCAGATGGATCCTCGCAACAAACTCAACACAAAATTTACTGCTGTTTCACTGGTCCAGCAAGTTATAGTCAGACTGTCATTAGTATTTTTAATACGCTTGAGAACATTAATTACAACAAAACAATAATGTTAATCACACATGTTGCAGACCTTGTTGATGCCCAGAACaacaaattcaaaataaaaacaTAGTATTAGCTTCAACAAAACTAAATGTTTGCAGCATATTATAGAAGGTTGTAGCAGATAATTAAGCTAAGCTTACTCTTCCAACATTTTCTTGAATTAAGCTATTAAGGAATACAAAAGGCTTCAAAACCAATCAAAGTAACATTTAACGCGGATGGGTATAGCAACATGTActtagtgataacaagaatgAGAATTAGAATTAAGCTAAGTGGCATGGAGAATTCAGGTGTTCATACTTACAGCGCGAAGCACTAGCCGCTGGTAGTTATCATACTGAGCGTTCCTGCAGCGCTCAAGATCGAAGTACCATTCAAGGCTGTCCTCATAGTACTCGAAAAAACTGTTATTATAAAGTTTGGACGGAGGGTAATGCAGTTTCAGATTCACATCATCCAGTTCAGTCAGCTTCCTATCCACTGTTAACTGCAGAAGACAATCATAAAGTAATTAAAAACGGATGCAAAGCAGATGCAGAAAACTAGAGTACAAGGTACCAGACAACATCGTTTAGATACGCACAAAGAGTAAATTGCTAAGTCTTCTATTCATGTGACTTTTAAAGATACCTCATAAGCTCTGATGCGGTACAAGGCTAACTGCTCGTACAACTCCCTGAGCTGCTCTGGCTCGTATTCAGGACCATAACCACAAAACTCAGGATCAACAAATTTTAGGCTTAGGCGTTTGCTTAAACACAAAATCTTTTCCTGGATGGTTTCATCATCCATGTCGAGGAGGGCCTGCACATCTCCTCTTGCACTCCCTTGTTCTTGTTTGTGCTCTTCAATGGCATGGACACCAATCTTGCCTGAATGCT
The genomic region above belongs to Setaria italica strain Yugu1 chromosome VI, Setaria_italica_v2.0, whole genome shotgun sequence and contains:
- the LOC101774118 gene encoding uncharacterized protein LOC101774118 isoform X3, whose product is MKRRRRSKNRKSSGPAAPAASSRSGEPTYPHRSGEGIVPASLRKAEVESWLHDDSTSSSSRSGVAQEEAPFNEEETSLLLKMDKKPKSTCSRARGKIAHDEHEDGQSDKKPCSAVEDEQHSGKIGVHAIEEHKQEQGSARGDVQALLDMDDETIQEKILCLSKRLSLKFVDPEFCGYGPEYEPEQLRELYEQLALYRIRAYELTVDRKLTELDDVNLKLHYPPSKLYNNSFFEYYEDSLEWYFDLERCRNAQYDNYQRLVLRAPGYLDWDFYHKIIHTYEQDQAYVQYFEEVANRTKWVEDYLGDSTIQWERVRGLAYMQALEVAAGFPDVSPFLVSYGFPEYICSIRSDSSYKRLDGLYFEIWKRVAKGKVSTSMSFEEALLEIHSKDMFPLRSSYIKHELENTPGRFPIKDYYDAHVAGIDKMAADDKARQLIREAVVKIASPLKRKFYLDYARKKLEIARDIDLIPKGRRGSESLW
- the LOC101774118 gene encoding uncharacterized protein LOC101774118 isoform X2, with amino-acid sequence MKRRRRSKNRKSSGPAAPAASSRSGEPTYPHRSGEGIVPASLRKAEVESWLHDDSTSSSSRSGVAQEEAPFNEEETSLLLKMDKKPKSTCSRARGKIAHDEHEKPKSTCSRARGKIAHDEHEDGQSDKKPCSAVEDEQHSGKIGVHAIEEHKQEQGSARGDVQALLDMDDETIQEKILCLSKRLSLKFVDPEFCGYGPEYEPEQLRELYEQLALYRIRAYELTVDRKLTELDDVNLKLHYPPSKLYNNSFFEYYEDSLEWYFDLERCRNAQYDNYQRLVLRAPGYLDWDFYHKIIHTYEQDQAYVQYFEEVANRTKWVEDYLGDSTIQWERVRGLAYMQALEVAAGFPDVSPFLVSYGFPEYICSIRSDSSYKRLDGLYFEIWKRVAKGKMSFEEALLEIHSKDMFPLRSSYIKHELENTPGRFPIKDYYDAHVAGIDKMAADDKARQLIREAVVKIASPLKRKFYLDYARKKLEIARDIDLIPKGRRGSESLW
- the LOC101774118 gene encoding uncharacterized protein LOC101774118 isoform X1, producing MKRRRRSKNRKSSGPAAPAASSRSGEPTYPHRSGEGIVPASLRKAEVESWLHDDSTSSSSRSGVAQEEAPFNEEETSLLLKMDKKPKSTCSRARGKIAHDEHEKPKSTCSRARGKIAHDEHEDGQSDKKPCSAVEDEQHSGKIGVHAIEEHKQEQGSARGDVQALLDMDDETIQEKILCLSKRLSLKFVDPEFCGYGPEYEPEQLRELYEQLALYRIRAYELTVDRKLTELDDVNLKLHYPPSKLYNNSFFEYYEDSLEWYFDLERCRNAQYDNYQRLVLRAPGYLDWDFYHKIIHTYEQDQAYVQYFEEVANRTKWVEDYLGDSTIQWERVRGLAYMQALEVAAGFPDVSPFLVSYGFPEYICSIRSDSSYKRLDGLYFEIWKRVAKGKVSTSMSFEEALLEIHSKDMFPLRSSYIKHELENTPGRFPIKDYYDAHVAGIDKMAADDKARQLIREAVVKIASPLKRKFYLDYARKKLEIARDIDLIPKGRRGSESLW